One Euphorbia lathyris chromosome 1, ddEupLath1.1, whole genome shotgun sequence DNA segment encodes these proteins:
- the LOC136226275 gene encoding pentatricopeptide repeat-containing protein At5g66520-like isoform X2 — protein MLCKGISPDCLTFPFLIKECTKRQSLGTGRSIHGQAVKLGLHNDLFVRNSLISFYSACGFANSARKVFDEMVDRDVVSWNSMIIGYLRSGNLDEAFDLFREMKDRNIITWNSIITGLVQGGRPKDALELFHEMQCLSDINVIRADKITIASVISACASLGAIDHGKWVHSYLRRSGLECDMVIGTALVDMYGKSGCLERAYEIFREISQKDTLAWTAMISVLALHGYGKEAFDVFKEMQAEGVKPNHVTFVGLLSASAHSGFVELGRWCFYAMKQIYSVEPQIHHYACFVDLLGRAGLFEEAEEVIRNMSMEPDVFVWGALLGGCQMHGNVQLGEKVAKYLIDLEPLNHAFYANLCDIYAKAGRYSDAKRIRTSMKEMGIQKEVPGCSMIEINGFVVEFSVLGSPNVMMGELVSVLASLSREMKTKCIIVTNETLIEP, from the coding sequence ATGCTCTGTAAGGGCATCTCACCTGATTGCCTCACGTTTCCGTTTCTTATAAAAGAATGCACAAAGCGGCAATCTTTAGGCACTGGTAGAAGTATTCATGGGCAAGCTGTTAAGCTTGGGCTTCATAACGATCTCTTTGTTCGAAATTCGTTGATAAGTTTTTATTCGGCTTGTGGGTTTGCGAATAGTGCAAGGaaggtgtttgatgaaatgGTTGACAGAGATGTTGTTTCTTGGAATTCGATGATTATTGGGTATTTGAGAAGTGGAAATCTCGATGAGGCTTTTGATTTGTTTCGAGAAATGAAGGATAGGAATATCATTACTTGGAATTCTATTATAACAGGGTTAGTTCAGGGCGGCCGGCCAAAGGATGCTTTGGAATTGTTTCATGAAATGCAGTGTCTCAGCGATATCAATGTAATTAGAGCAGATAAGATTACCATTGCTAGTGTAATTTCAGCTTGTGCTTCACTTGGTGCCATCGATCATGGCAAGTGGGTGCATAGTTATTTAAGGAGAAGTGGTTTAGAATGTGACATGGTGATTGGGACTGCATTAGTTGACATGTATGGTAAAAGCGGCTGTCTGGAAAGAGCTTATGAGATCTTCAGGGAAATATCTCAGAAAGACACCTTGGCATGGACGGCTATGATTTCAGTTCTTGCACTTCATGGATATGGTAAAGAGGCGTTTGATGTATTCAAAGAGATGCAAGCAGAAGGGGTAAAGCCTAACCATGTGACATTTGTAGGGTTATTGTCAGCTTCTGCTCATTCTGGATTTGTAGAGTTAGGTCGCTGGTGTTTTTATGCAATGAAACAGATTTACTCAGTTGAGCCTCAAATTCATCACTATGCTTGCTTTGTTGATTTACTTGGTAGGGCTGGATTATTTGAAGAAGCAGAGGAAGTTATTAGAAACATGTCGATGGAGCCTGATGTCTTTGTTTGGGGTGCTTTATTAGGAGGATGCCAAATGCATGGAAATGTTCAATTGGGGGAAAAAGTGGCtaagtatttaattgatttggAGCCACTAAACCATGCTTTCTATGCCAACTTATGTGATATATATGCAAAAGCTGGTAGATACAGTGACGCAAAGAGAATTAGAACCTCAATGAAAGAGATGGGGATTCAAAAGGAAGTCCCTGGCTGTAGCATGATTGAAATCAATGGATTTGTTGTTGAGTTCTCCGTTTTGGGTTCCCCTAATGTTATGATGGGGGAACTGGTTTCGGTCTTGGCATCATTAAGTAGGGAAATGAAAACTAAATGTATCATAGTTACTAATGAGACACTGATAGAGCCATGA
- the LOC136226275 gene encoding pentatricopeptide repeat-containing protein At5g66520-like isoform X1 has protein sequence MLESQGLFFKNLISHLLQQCKNPVQLKQLHAQILLSPLLRQKDHHFLISRLLFITALSDSGSLDYATGIFQSIRYPNLPIYNIMIRAYASIDRDYANHLSQSLILYKQMLCKGISPDCLTFPFLIKECTKRQSLGTGRSIHGQAVKLGLHNDLFVRNSLISFYSACGFANSARKVFDEMVDRDVVSWNSMIIGYLRSGNLDEAFDLFREMKDRNIITWNSIITGLVQGGRPKDALELFHEMQCLSDINVIRADKITIASVISACASLGAIDHGKWVHSYLRRSGLECDMVIGTALVDMYGKSGCLERAYEIFREISQKDTLAWTAMISVLALHGYGKEAFDVFKEMQAEGVKPNHVTFVGLLSASAHSGFVELGRWCFYAMKQIYSVEPQIHHYACFVDLLGRAGLFEEAEEVIRNMSMEPDVFVWGALLGGCQMHGNVQLGEKVAKYLIDLEPLNHAFYANLCDIYAKAGRYSDAKRIRTSMKEMGIQKEVPGCSMIEINGFVVEFSVLGSPNVMMGELVSVLASLSREMKTKCIIVTNETLIEP, from the coding sequence ATGCTTGAATCTCAAGGGCTCTTTTTCAAGAACCTAATTTCGCACTTGCTACAACAATGCAAGAACCCCGTCCAACTCAAACAACTCCATGCCCAAATCTTGTTGTCTCCGCTCTTACGCCAAAAGGACCACCATTTCTTAATTTCCCGTCTTCTATTTATAACCGCACTTTCAGATTCGGGTTCTCTTGATTACGCTACAGGTATTTTTCAAAGCATAAGGTACCCAAATCTCCCCATTTATAATATAATGATCAGGGCCTATGCATCTATTGACCGAGATTATGCTAACCATTTGTCTCAGTCTCTGATACTGTACAAGCAAATGCTCTGTAAGGGCATCTCACCTGATTGCCTCACGTTTCCGTTTCTTATAAAAGAATGCACAAAGCGGCAATCTTTAGGCACTGGTAGAAGTATTCATGGGCAAGCTGTTAAGCTTGGGCTTCATAACGATCTCTTTGTTCGAAATTCGTTGATAAGTTTTTATTCGGCTTGTGGGTTTGCGAATAGTGCAAGGaaggtgtttgatgaaatgGTTGACAGAGATGTTGTTTCTTGGAATTCGATGATTATTGGGTATTTGAGAAGTGGAAATCTCGATGAGGCTTTTGATTTGTTTCGAGAAATGAAGGATAGGAATATCATTACTTGGAATTCTATTATAACAGGGTTAGTTCAGGGCGGCCGGCCAAAGGATGCTTTGGAATTGTTTCATGAAATGCAGTGTCTCAGCGATATCAATGTAATTAGAGCAGATAAGATTACCATTGCTAGTGTAATTTCAGCTTGTGCTTCACTTGGTGCCATCGATCATGGCAAGTGGGTGCATAGTTATTTAAGGAGAAGTGGTTTAGAATGTGACATGGTGATTGGGACTGCATTAGTTGACATGTATGGTAAAAGCGGCTGTCTGGAAAGAGCTTATGAGATCTTCAGGGAAATATCTCAGAAAGACACCTTGGCATGGACGGCTATGATTTCAGTTCTTGCACTTCATGGATATGGTAAAGAGGCGTTTGATGTATTCAAAGAGATGCAAGCAGAAGGGGTAAAGCCTAACCATGTGACATTTGTAGGGTTATTGTCAGCTTCTGCTCATTCTGGATTTGTAGAGTTAGGTCGCTGGTGTTTTTATGCAATGAAACAGATTTACTCAGTTGAGCCTCAAATTCATCACTATGCTTGCTTTGTTGATTTACTTGGTAGGGCTGGATTATTTGAAGAAGCAGAGGAAGTTATTAGAAACATGTCGATGGAGCCTGATGTCTTTGTTTGGGGTGCTTTATTAGGAGGATGCCAAATGCATGGAAATGTTCAATTGGGGGAAAAAGTGGCtaagtatttaattgatttggAGCCACTAAACCATGCTTTCTATGCCAACTTATGTGATATATATGCAAAAGCTGGTAGATACAGTGACGCAAAGAGAATTAGAACCTCAATGAAAGAGATGGGGATTCAAAAGGAAGTCCCTGGCTGTAGCATGATTGAAATCAATGGATTTGTTGTTGAGTTCTCCGTTTTGGGTTCCCCTAATGTTATGATGGGGGAACTGGTTTCGGTCTTGGCATCATTAAGTAGGGAAATGAAAACTAAATGTATCATAGTTACTAATGAGACACTGATAGAGCCATGA